Within Desulfuromonas acetexigens, the genomic segment GTCCGCAAGATCCTGATAGGGCGGGCGAAGCTGGTCTAGTTTGTTCGTGGTGTAGTCATAGACGGTCACATCGACAAGGTTCGCTTCCGTCAGTGGCCCTGAACTGTAATTCCATAACTTATGGGCTGTCGTGAAATTGGTGATGTCTGTCGTGTCGGTCATCCCCACAGGAATACGACGATCGCGAACCACATAAAACCGATCCGTTACTGAAGTGTTAAGGGGATGTTCACGGTCGCCGGTACCGAAGTAAAGAAAGGTATCGTAGCCCGATTATGTTGCTGTCGGCTTGTAGAATGCCTTGCGGCCGACTTCGGCCACACCGTCATTGGCGGCAAAGATGCAGGTCGCATTCCAGTTGGAAGTGCTGTTGCTCTGCATGTCGAAGCGCCACAGTTGGCCGCCGGTGTCACCAATATAGGTGGTGTCGGCATATCCATCGTAGTCACGATCGAGCACCAGAGGGTCTGAAGGAAAGCTGAACTTCATTCGATCACTATCGTCGTCAGCCGCCGTGTAGCTCCACAGCAAAGTCGGGGTGCTTTTGAGTACCACCCTTTTTCCCGCCGAGGCATCAAACGATGCCACCTCCACCGCAAAACAGCCTCGACCGCTGGGTGCATAAGGGCTGTTCCCGGTGCTGCTGATCAGATTGCCTTCGCCGGAGAAGGCTGCAGAGGTTACCGTATTCTCGTCCGCGTCAGGAAAATCCTGGGTCGCACCGTGGCGTAAATCCTCGTTGGTATCGTAGCCGGCTCCGAAAATGGCGACGACCTTGGCGGCCTTGGGCTCGCCGAGTTGCATCAGTGCCAGAGTCGGCAGACTCCAGGTTTGCCCCAACTCTGCGAAGCCGGAGGTGCTGTTGTTGATCTTCCATAAAAATTCGGGATTTTCCGGGTTGGTGATATTCAGGGCGTAATAGGTGCTGTCGCCACCGCCGAAACCCAGTGTGCTTTTGCCGCCGCCACGTCGCATGCCGACGATCAGGACGACGGCATCTTCACTGGCCGTGATGGTGC encodes:
- a CDS encoding pilus assembly protein, encoding MNGQLPGRDLNPLDIQLLLRTDDLIKFIYGLDAYDEFDGDMRHWIKGDVMHSKPVIMNYSNYDFNLTNEANCGTNKTYIFVGGNDGMLHAYRDCDGKEVWGFIPDEFLADLQYLRDFDHHYYFMDGSPVIYFHDQNKDGTITASEDAVVLIVGMRRGGGKSTLGFGGGDSTYYALNITNPENPEFLWKINNSTSGFAELGQTWSLPTLALMQLGEPKAAKVVAIFGAGYDTNEDLRHGATQDFPDADENTVTSAAFSGEGNLISSTGNSPYAPSGRGCFAVEVASFDASAGKRVVLKSTPTLLWSYTAADDDSDRMKFSFPSDPLVLDRDYDGYADTTYIGDTGGQLWRFDMQSNSTSNWNATCIFAANDGVAEVGRKAFYKPTAT